A window of Etheostoma spectabile isolate EspeVRDwgs_2016 chromosome 24, UIUC_Espe_1.0, whole genome shotgun sequence genomic DNA:
GATCTAATTTATTCATCATGTATTTGCCATGCCAGCATAAAAGCATAGTTGTAGTCTAAAAAAACCACAGAGCTAAggtaaaaccaaacaaaaagagcagcccattggtttgtggataaaaaaggaagaaaatctATTGGAAAGCTAGCCTTTTAGCGCTTAACTCGACATAACTGCAGTGGTTATCCACAATTAGGTGCTAATAAGCCAGTGCAGCCACAGGGAACATACAAAACGGGAACAACTCTCACTACAGggacatatatataaaaaaagaaaacctaacGAGAAAACAGTTTGTCCAACAATTCAGCACATATCAGGAGATCATACGATtaaaaccaaccaaccaacaaacAGAAATGAATGTCATGTCACATTGTAAGCAGACATGTTTATCAGCCATTCTTTTGCAGATACAGTTACAAGCCACGTTGCTGTAAATTAAGACTCTCACACAGTTGATCTTTAAGACTAGCGTCTGGTATCTAGTAGCTATTTCTTGCATTCAGAACCACATCAATTCTAAATGAACATTATGCATGAGTTCCCCTTCCCGTTTATCCTCATACAAGTGGAATGTGATGCGTTAAATCACTGTACAAATGCTTTCTTAGACAAACACAACCACTCAAACCTTAGCCTTCATCTAAGACTAAACAAAACAAGTCCATATTGAGTGATtgaaaaatgaatgagaaaCAAATAAAGAGTGACTGGGTGTGAATGAGGAATCATCTTAGAACTCAGTTTTTTAAATCCCATTCGGAGGGCTGGAAGGGTCGCTGATAGACGAAGACAGTCAATCAACTACAACTGTAGAACCTGTGGgggcaattgtgtgtgtgtgtgggggagggggggtcatGTTGCAGTGAGGGACCGTGGGAGAACACTGGATGCTTATGAGATTGATGGGAGGAATGGTTTGGATTTTGCAGGGTATGTGAATCCGTGGCAGCCTGCTCATAAGCCCTGCTTGGCCAGGGCAGCGGTGACGTCCTGGGCCAGCGTGGACAGCTGGGGCGACTCCAGCACGTTGATGCTGCCGGAGGAGGACAGGTGAGGGGAGGTGCCTCCCGTCCCGACCCCAGGGGAGTGGGTGATGATGATTTCAGCGCCGTGATCCACCCGGGCTTTGGCCGTTTCCCGGAAGCTCAGCTTGTGGCTCTCGATCTGTTGGgtgcaggaagaagaagaaagaaaaaaaaaacgagttAAGGTCAGGGGTGTATTCTCTTCTTTACAGAAACTGGCAGTGACAGGacgctgtgtttgtgtgcttcttgttttgttttaccatAACATTCCCTCCTCCAGGAGTGTGGCTGGCGTTGCCCAGGGAGCCGACCTTGGCATGGGCCTTGTCTTTAAAGTCCAGCTTCACATTCTCAATGCGCACATGACCTCCCCCTGGGAACACGAcagaaggagaggaaaaggatCAAGCCCACGGGGCATCACTCGCCTGCAGGATTCTCCTGAGCAACACTCAGGGCAAACAACCGCAGCGTGCACAGGGCAAGGCACGGGAAGAACACACTTTATCTCTTTACCATcatgacacatacagtatcacACAGGGTGTGGCAATGTGgacaaaatcatcatcatcaggaaTCTTTTCCTATTTCTCTCATCATGGGAAAAATATGCAAATCACAACTGAAGCCTAAAGCAACCAGGCGCCTTCCACTTTCCTGCATTACATGAGATCAAACTTCATTTATgtataaaaacactttaataaccattttttttatacaattcaAGGCAAGATAAAGACaatttagtttataaaatggCGTATTAAATATTGGTTATACACAAGGGTCAGTAATTTCATAAAGACCTAGCATCTAtgttcatttaaaacaagcatcCTGGAATGCATGTTAGATGTCAATGTGTGTAAAAATAGATGATCAATTGCTGAAATTAGCATAAACTCACAAGAGGTCAAAACAGGAGGGTATACACCAAAAGGGCAACACATCGGTGGTAGAAAGGTTTGTATGTGAAGAAAGAAGAATGTAGAGGAAGTACATGCAACcctacaaaaactacaaaaactgcCGTACCCGGTCTGTGGCGGATGTTAGACATGGAGCCACATTTGGCGGTGATGTGGCTCAAGTCGATCTTCTTGGTCTGGATTTGGATCTGTGGGGCGGCAGCAGAAATCACGTTAGcataaaagtgtaaaaaaaaaagatatgtataTTAAAACAATATACTTTGGAGAGATGGAAGCTACAGGCAGGATAcgtgaaaaaaaggaaagtatgATTAAGTCAATCAAGAGACACAGAGGTGCTGATGTCGGTTCCCCGGAGACAGGTTCACATGAAGAGGGAGCAGCAAcagcacagacattaaacaaACACAACGCAGGCTGTATGGGACGCTACAGGGAGCAGGTGCTTCAATTAAACTTTATTGTCCATGGGTGATATGAATTAGTGCGAGCGCAAACACAGTTCCAAAGATAGAGAGACAGCACCGCATGCTGTGAAGGGGTGTTTCCATCAAGATGTTATACACTATGCAGAGAGACGGTATGCTGTGTGCCTCGGGCAAATATTAAACATATTAAATGCAGagtacaaaaacacagttgATACAGATGTAAACTATAGTTCACTAGGATTATTTACATGCCAAAATGGATAGGTTCAATGTGTTCTGCCGAGTCACTCACGTTTCCCCCGCCTGCTGCGTGCTGGATTTTGTCCAGGGAGCCACATTTAGCCTGAACGTGGCTAAAGTCCAGTTTAACACTTGGAATCATGACCTGGGAAAGACAGGGTGACTTTTTTatgcaaacagaaaacactgagagcaaagaggagaggggggggagggggcttaAAATGTCCCCCGTCCCCTTCCTGCTCCAAATAATCCTGCGTAAGTGTCCCAAATTTAAATCCACGACCTATCAATCTGTCAGCACTCACTTGGGGGAATTAGAATTTTCGCCAATCCAGACTACAGAAAACAATCTGAAGCCTTTTGTGGATGGAGTTTAGTTTTTATGCAGGGTGGATAAAGGCATTTATCAGAGAGCAGAAGCTGCACTTGGGCATTGAGTCTTGAACTTGTTGCAGCAGCCTGAAGCGAGTTTCATAATAAGAAGAATGGCACCTAATGCATACCAAAACATAGCACTTGGAAAGTTGGGGTTTTACTTCTTGGTCAATGAAAGAAGTAACATGGATGTATTGTACTTTGGCAGAActctttgttttgctttaaagATGGGTAGACAGATGAACACATaaatgtagagagagagagagagagagtgctaCAACAGTCCCCgctgaaaagagaaagaaaggaaagagaaaaagacaaagaaaagagaaaggcgTACGTACATTGCCTCCTTTGGGCGAGTGCTTCAGATTATCCTTGGAGCCGCACTTTGACTTAACATGACTGAAGTCCAGCTTCTCCTGTAAAATCTGAAcctaaaacaaaatcaaatttaagaaaaataaaagcctaTATGTGCCTCATTTAGATTATTGTGGGATGGGCGAGCCATGTGTCTTTACATGCATTTACCACTTCTTTCTGGCTGAAGTCATTTTACACTGatgctaaattaaaaatgtaaaaggtaACAGAGGTGGTAATTAATATCATCAAGCCAAAACCTACAAGTTGAAAACAAATATatccattatatatatatataaataacttaACTGAAGCTCAATTGTGGATTAATTCAAGCAATGCCTTGTGCATCATTCTgttgttttgtaaaataaaaaaacaaaaactaaatgccTACTCCATTGTTCAAAGGGCCAAAAATGAACACAGGGagaatgagaaaataaaaggagAACGAGGTTTAGGGGAAACACACAAGAGGCCTGACAGCACGCCCCTGTCTCCGCTCGACACGGACCTGACCTGGATTCTCTTGACAGCTCTTCCTCTTACatgtgtgcacgcacacacatatggacacaCACTGTTCTTACTGTCCATTTGGGGTGTCGTTTTTTTTGCATTCCTACACTTCCTTCTCGAGCTGTTGCAGCTCAGACATCTGCAAGGTCGACCAATGACAACGCATCTCTGCCGTGGGTCGGAGAGAAACGGACACTCATCTGCcctgtatgtctggcacatgttgcagaattgacaataaagttgactcGACTCAACGTGACTGAACCCAATGGCAATCTTGTCAAACTAAGAATATGTAGATTTCAAAATCTATTGTACTGTCAATTTATCAATCAAGTGTTTTGATgatcaatttgtttttgttttgttaaacaaaaacacaaaagttcaCTGGTCCAGCCTCTGTAGATATCTACCATTTTTGCTAAAATGGCTAGTCTGCCATTTTATGGATTATTCAATACTAAACGTATTATTACCATTATTCCTGGCAGCCAAAGCTTCATGTAATTATTTAAATCTTTGTTACGGTGGTGGAGACAAATCACCCACATTACCGCAAAACATCCCCAAAGCACTGTGGCTCTAGTCTTATTTTCATTGGGTGCAaatgcaatattttattttgaaataggtCTGTTAATGTCAAAATGAAGTGACATTAAGACATTATATGATGTTAAATATGTCATTAAGTGTTATTTTAACatatcatattttttatttttgtaaaatgtctgcCTCTATGTCACATTTCTCATTCACATTAGGACTGCCTGTTGCCTTGGTTATGTGATCACACATTTGCAGTCTATTAGTTGACCACGCATCTGTTACATGCCACAGACAGAGATGAGAGGACCTGAGTGTGTGCACGTTACCCTTTTTCAGTCAATGATAATATCTCCGGGTGACATTATAAAGTGGAGAACCTTGCACCTCTATTCAAATTGTCAGCACGCATTCCCTTCAATTCAAGTGAATCAGAAACCGGGCTCTTTTTTTAGGATGTAGCAAGCGACCGATgcgaagagaaagaaaaaaagaaaagaaaaagtgatgCAACTTCTCAATAAGTAATTCCGTTCCGTCTGCAATTATTAATACTCGGAGCCGGAGGGAAAATCCTGCACGGCCAGGATGACAGCAGATCCCCAGGGTGAATGATTGTGCAGGTTGACTGCTCCTCGGAGGCAACTGAAGGAATATTCTGAAGGGAATGGCTGCGGTTTTAAATCTGCTTTTAGGACTAAGCGCTGAAGCTGATTCGCATCCATCTTCGATACGGAGAAACTTGAGAGAGGTAAGAGGATGAAGACAAAGGGAAAGTCAGGGGAAGACGCCGGAGGCAGGTGATGACGGAGAGGATGTGACGACAGGGGTGTAGAGGCAGTGAGAGGGAGTGAAGATGTGAAcagagatatttttaaacatttctacaattcagagagagacagagaagaagagggttCTTACAAATGGTCCTATATAATAAGTCAAAGGACTGTTCTTAtacagcgcttttctagtctcaacaactactcaaagcgcttctacatggtacaggaaccattcagaCACTGAGGCtgtcgtacaaggtgccacctactcatcagataaacactcaaacacatttgCACTCCGATGACTCAGCAACGAGAACAACTCAGGGTTCTGTGGCCAGGGATCGatccaccaaccttccaatacGGCAGGtgactgctctaccactgagccacagccgcccctggtCAAATACGTGATCAATTTAGCTTTGGTTTTAATGTTCCTATTTCCTGCATCTGTCTTTTTACGTGTATTGTTTTATCTTTTAGAAGCACATTGTATTGCATCTTGTGTGtacaaatattatatattttgaatAGCTACAATAAAGGTGTAAACAGTATTTTCAAAACTACACATAAACTTAAACTATTAGAAGTTGAATGTAATGCAATTATTTGTCTTCTAatagtatgtttttttattaaaaaggtgTACATTACAACTTTGTCATTTACTGCCCCCATGTGGCAGCAATGGGTAAATGTGTGGCATTTGAAAGTTTAAAGGAGTtctttaccaaaaaatatgatgaaTATGATGTCAGTTCATTACATATCTATGTAAATCTATGTCTTTCTCCATGCTGTTTACATACTATGTTGTAGATTGCTAAAAGAAATGCCTGTGTGCTGTAAAGATGTCCTGCTACAAAAGTGGATGGATTCTGTTTAAAATTTTGCAGACTACAGATTTAACTTGGACCTTGATCTCATGTGATACTAAGCGATTTTCACACGAGAATCTGACATTCTATTTGAAATCCCGAGTTTGATTCAATACTACTATACTATACGTCATGTTTCAACATGGCCTGTTACCTGTCCGCCTTTCGGCTGGTGCTTGAGGTTGGAGGTGGACCCGATCTTGGACTTTACATTCTTCAGGTCAGGCAGGGGCTGATTAAGAACCTTCAGCTGCCGTTGAGCTGAGGATGGAGACTTGGGCGGGGTTCGGATGACCGCCACCTTCTTCTCCTGGAGGATGCTGAAGGACTTGGGCGTGTGGCTGCCGGGGGTGCGAGAGCCGGGGGTGCGGCAGGCGTAGCTAGGGGGTGTGCCGGGTGTGACGGCGCAGGAGCCGGGGGTGGAGGCACCGCTACGGACTGATCGGGAACGTGCAGACTCTGTACCTTGAGAGAAGAAGAGATATCTTTGGATTAGGAAACGAGATATGAAATGGAATAAAAACCCCGTAATGAAAACACAGGTGggaaaacagagacaaataGAGACAAAAACATTAGAGCAACAGATGGATTGGAGTGTATGAGCCTTCATCTGggtctgatgatgatgatgatgatgatgataaggAAACAACACTCATGGAGCGGTCAACACTGCCCTGTTGGAACTAAATTTGCTCAGtttccacaaaacacacaacccaGGTCAAACAAGAATGTTTGACAAGGAAGTTGTGAAAGCACACACAGGCAACCAAATTCATTCAACGCTGGTGGCTTGTTGCTGGGATACTGGGGCAAATCCAATAGGATATTAGTCGACAACATCCTGAATAAGAACAAGAAGTAGCAACCTGTCGTTATGGATCTCACCTGTTGCTCTGATAAGGTCACACTGCAGGTTTGACAAAGCCAAATTTATATACAGTgagtgtttgtatatatatatttatatatatatatatatatatatatatatatgcactgTACATAATAATCTAATGAAATTAAGACAATATTGggaaacaaaactaaacaagCTTGCAAATTGACCTTCCTTCTGATTGGAAGATTATCTTCTTTTAACTTTAAATGGGCAGAAATTAGATAGATACAGCAAATCAAGCATGTTTGGCATAATGCAACCCGGTTATGTATTAAGAGGGGAATGCAACTTAAGGAGACTTAAATAATTAACTATTTTAAGACTTTCTGAAACCTGCAGACACCCTTCAGTATAATGTGTGAAcaagatgaatgaatgaaggctTTGTCAATGGATGATGCTCGTTTCTATACAGAATGTAAATCCTTATTTTGGAgttctttggaaaaaaaacactttacactAATAACCAGATGTCATATGTTGACGAGGTTTTGATGGGTCTAACAGGACCTACTCGGTGCTATAGCCTTCTTGCTTCTATCTGTACGTGTGTTTGGTCTCTTTTGTCATATGCCGGTCAACACTGACCAAACATACAACAgctcttgtttgtttgtctgtttctgtgtgtcttgtaagtgagctgcagacattgttcttgctgttgtgtctctctccttcccGTATTTCCTCTCCTTGTTTTGGTGTGGTTGCAGGGAGGGATCATAGAGGAAGTGCACTGTGCACCTTCTTTGGcatgtgtagtgtacttttctgtataatGTCATcagaccaatgttttgcactgtgtttaaacaaagaaaaattgggtctcaaaaaaataaataaaagagctACTAGGTGGTCTACCTGCCATACCAGGGGCTCTTCCAGACCTGCTGTCCCCCCTGGACTGGATCGCTTTCAGAGGGGAGAGGCAAAAGGACAAGGAGGAAAAAGGGGCAGATTAAACAAGGTGATAAAGGAAAATGGGGGGAAGAGAAGAGCGGGGAAGGGAGTGTATGGTGCTAAGAGTTAGATTTTAATTAAGTAATTAAAAAGATGGGGTAAAGGAGTCATATGTATAAATGCAGGAGTATAAAGAAGCAATCTGCTGGTTCATTTGGGAGGCAAACAAGCTGGAAGGTTCTGTGTTGCGCATCTGTGTGCATATTCTTACAGGTTGGCCTGGAGGGGGTGCTGTCTTCTTGTTCAGCAGCAGGGATGTGGCGTGTCAGAGATTTGGCCGGCCTGGGCAGGGACGACCTCTTTGGGCTGCGGTACGCTCTCTcctgaatgaacacacacacactgaggagTCAATACTGGGGCTCAAGCACATGCAACGTGCATGGACATCGGTTACCTATCAGCCTGTCAATCCCTGTTTCCCTTTCATTTTACCTTCTCTGCCCATTCGTTTGACAAGGGGGATGGGCTGGAACATGCAGAGGAGCAGCGGGCCTCATTGAGCTCCGCCTGCACCAAGGGGCTCCGCTTAAGGCTACAGGCAGAGCCAGGCCGGGGGGGCTGGTGATCGGATCCCCGGCGCTGAAATGCCATCTTTAACAGAACGGCCCGCGTTGGGCTCTGGAGGGCCCGACAAGAGGCAGGAAAGCATGCAGGAGGATGTGCGAGCAAGGTGGTAGCGGTGACAAACAGATGGAGAAATAAAGAAGAGAGATGGGATGAGGTGGAGGTGAAGGGAGCGACATACTACATGCAAGTGAACTGTATGCTTTGTTATTTCACAGAATctatttttagcatttttgcCTTGGATGGATGGAGATATTCACACAAAGGACATAAATCATGAGACTAGGCCTACTAGACAGATGTAGAACATGAACTTTGCCCCTGTCTTGCATATTATGATTAGTAAGATAAGTAAAATAGTAAACCTGTACATGACAGTCTGTCTGCCTACTCTCATTTGATTTCTATACTCACAGTTGTCCTCTGTCGGGACTGGCACAAGGACAGAGGCAGGCATGCAAGACAAAATGAACGTgcacaaagagagaaataataaagacacaaatgtaggaatttaaaaaaggaagaacatATCCAGTTCGTCATGCAAACAACAAGGTCCATGAAGCATTACACGGTTATTTTGTGATAGCCTATGTACTGGAAGACATGTGTGATTTGAGAgataacaaataaagaaatggagTTAATGTGTGTATTACATGTGAGGaatgtattgaaaaaaactAACGTGTTGCGCGTCGAACGGTTCACGTCTTGCCGTCGTCAATTAATGGGttcagctagctaacgttaccttacAATGGACACCTCCAAAGGCATTAACCCACTTAAACCATGGTCAATTGCTGAGTAACATTTTTTGAAACcgttgttttatattttaatgcGTTTTACAATTGAAAtctaaagttgttttttctaaACAATAACTTTTCCTGTTTACGCCTGAGTTAGACTAATACTTGGAACAATCACCCTCATCCCTTTAGGCACTTATGCAATGCAAACGTTGTTCACTGCTCCATTAAATAGGACGGACCTTAGATACGACTAGCCCGTCTTAGCAACGACATATTTAGAGTCCGCTCAGTTCATTAGAAGATCTTTGGCTCAGCTCATAGAAGCCTTTAGCTCAGCTAAGAGCCAGAAAGCGTTCATAACCTTGTTTACAGTTTGAAATGAGTAAATATAGTTTAAAAGTATGTTTCACGAACAATTATCCGCCATGTGTAAAGTTATTGTCAGCCCCAGCATgaagtagctagctagctagcgatcTGAACAACAAACGGAAGAGGAGCAGTAACTTACTTCTTGCAGCTTGTGTTAGCCCCGTCCAGTTGTGTTAATAGGAATAAACTCAAGCACCACACAGTGTTATAAATAACCATAGCTACAGtctattttagttttcttttaatgtagctCATTGATTTAGATCTATTAACAGTCAGTTTCAACGGAACTCCATTTTATGgacaccagccaatcagaatcgagTATTCACCCAGACCATGGGTACCTAAATAAGGGATAATGTAGACTAGAGCAAGGCGGTCAACAAAAACcttttgttaattaaaaaaattgttaatgTAAAAAGATAGTGGTTCAAAGATCTGGCAAGTGACCATGGTGTAAGAGGGTTAATCCTATTTGAACGAACACCTCGTCGCTTCCTCTACTTTTATAACAAAAGCCCAATATAGTAATTACCCATTACCCATTAATAATGAATGAACAAAAAATCCTGCTTATGATATTCACAACTGTtttgagtgtgtgcgtgcatgtgttgtAGTTGATAATACTTACAGTGGTCCTTTCTCTGGACTGGTGGGCCACACTGAGGGGCTGATGGCTTTCCATACCTGTAAAGAAAGAGTTCTGCTGTAATGACAAATGTAAACCAGCAAAGGGGAGACACTTGCCAGTGCGAATTGGtttttacacacaacacacatgaaCTCCCATAAATGTACTCCGAATAGACTGCCCAAGCGTAAACGTCAAAAGTCACTATTTGGAGAAAATCAGTGATCAGCAAAATCAAAAAACTACGCGTTGAGTgtcatgaaaacattttagtcactCTACATTTTCACACAAGATGACCAACCTTCAACATGCAGCCATTTCAGGTAAACATTTAGCCTACAGTTGCATTTAACAATCAGAAAAATAATGGAAACAGGGTTGCTATAATAATTCATTAAATACCAATAATAATTCACTGAGGCATTAGTGACAAATAGAAATGAATATGTGGCAAAGCAGGAGTAAATACTCaattttttgacaaaattgAACAggcaaaagacaaaataaaaaaagaccatAACACTGTATGTTTGCCAGCTACATTGCACCTGCTTGATTTCTCAAGGAGCCATCAATAGAGAGAGAGCAAAGTCATCAAAATCCCTAAATTGTTCCAGGTTTGACTGTGCTCAGTTAGCAATAAGTTCAGTTTATAAAAAGCCAGAATAAAAAGTAATACAGGGAAGGTTGCAGAGTGTACATTAGAACTTGGCTGCACTCTCTCTATCCACAGCACCGATTCCCGGTGAAGAGTGTTCACCTGTGGCCTTGCGTCTAGCAGAGCCGTGAAGCAGAGCGGGCCTAGGATGTCTGGCTGCTGATTTGGCTACACACTTTCGAGATGGAGAACGACATTGGAGGGCTGAAACCTTATTCAGGTCAGCCCTCCTCACAGCTACAGCAAAGAGGAGAGACAGGATTATACCAATATGCAAACCTCGGTTAAATGTACTGCAGAGAGACAAATCTGTACTTAACAAGTTACACAAGTGACATTGCTATTGGATTTGAATACAGAACCAgaaccttttttcttcttcatctccTCTTTTGGTGGATGGTGGCTGGGTACTTTTCGGGACACTTTAGTCTCAGTGATGCCAGGGTGGCCCCTTCCTCTGCCAGGGGCCCGTTTAGCGGGTCTGTCCACCACAGGTGTGCTAGTAGGACGCTGGACCCGAGGAAGGGCTTCAATTTGCTCAGTCATGATACTTTTGTCATCATCTGCAGTGGAGAGGAATTAAAAGAGAACTAATTCTCCACATTCCTCGCTAGCTGGGAGCTAGCTTAGTACAAAAGACACATTAAGATTTACTATCAAACAAACTTCATGGTGTGAGCTAGTTTTtggtattgaaaataatttaaatacacattaatgtgtcttaaacatgtattttacaagtgattaattgattaattgtacAAGCTCTGGGTACCTTGTGAGTCCATCCAGCCACTGTCTGTATCTAGGATAGAGACGTCCATGGTGGTTTCATCATTAGCTTCCTGACTGGTCTGGTGCAGTACATCAGAGGTCTCTTCCACCTCCTGTTCACCcatcctctcctccccctcatcCTCCATCGTTTTATTCTGTTTCTCTTCACGCACTTCATCAGAACCAACTTCTTCCACTCGCTCCTCTCCTGTAGGGTCTTTCTCTACCACCTCACCGTCGTCTTTAGTCCCTTCATCCctatttatttgtgtatgttCTTCTACTTTATCCTCACCTATCCCATCATTTCTGTCACCTTCATCCAGTTGCTGTGGGAGATCATGGTCGGAGCATAGAGACAAGTGCAAACTGTCCGTCACAGGCTCCCCGTTATCACTGCTTTGCGCACTGTGACTACATTCTTCTGCTCCCGACATGGGATGTTCTTCTACCATCTGATCCCCTACCATTAGCCTCCCCCTAACTAGACTCTCAGGGACTTCAGCTTCTTCAATTACTTCTTGAGGCTCTTCGGCAATCTCAATGTCATCCTCTTCGTCTGCTTCTTCCTCAACTTGTGCTTGAGGTATAATGATGACTGGGGAGGATATTTGTGGCATATGTGGAGCAGACTTATCCAGAGTCACATCCTGTAACTGGATTTGGGCATCTTTCTCATCTAAGGGCATTCCAGTGCTTAAATCCTGAACAACTTTTGGAGTCTCTTGCTTTTCTATTCTTTCTAATCTTGTAGGTGTCCCATTCACACTTTCAATATTCTTGTTACCTTTTTCTGTGCTGTTTTCTAAAGACTGAGATGATGCtggtatgtttgtgtttgtcatttctggttcctctcttctttcttctaaTTCCTTCTGCTCAGATTTCAGTATTTCTTTGTCTAACTCTGTCTGTCTACTATCAATTCTGTCAGACTCTGGATGGTCCTCTGCTTTGACCTCCGGGAGGACATCATTCCCTGGCTTCTCTTTAATGATTTGGGTATCTGTGGGAGTTTCATATGGGGACTTGGGGGGGGTAGGAGTTGGGGGAACCTTGCCTCCAGTTTCCAAAGGAGTGAAAGTAAAGGAACTGTCTTGTGGGCTGGGAGAAGCCTCTCTGGAGGGGTCTTTTTCAATTTCTACTTCAGGAATTGCTTGGATCTTTATGTCACCAGGCAGGCCACTCTCCAAACGAAACTCATTCAGTCTGTCTTTTGTAGAAGTCATCGGGATTCTTAAACGATCAGGTTTCACACTTGTCGGAGCTCTTTCAA
This region includes:
- the LOC116674194 gene encoding microtubule-associated protein 2 isoform X6 encodes the protein MADGQQPDEHWASNGQENGENGYSAYSSAYRENGYHGGAAAHPGSTVDDSANLPPSPPPSPSAEQFGPVAQAQPDECISQASCEPSMKEDEPQVASLHEKQLAVERATPERAEVASIEPPLPSMKETEPTDTSSVEQGNQETKDLVEEVTESHLLVESKNKEAKQPLTEESNLKEEDKEGVILPSKSEAPMNESKEKPGVADGNNKECLASGSDITLHKTPVTDIQKGDQRQETVKSSPEPGNGLRATSDISAGHESGAKTYFETSSKSQEQDSSQTQSYYELSTAAEEKLHEETKSIVQKLEEQQEKKARTSSCKMSLEQRSLSLNITVESLAGQTVKGEKSRTLCPISGSFDESEVYPSTPFVQSQHQILPAVSITPTTTESPEDAPTKADTPLPSDKHKCFEHSGSLSEMLDLAGDLPRPSLERRDLDHMRRKSVPANVSALVGSSLAKLALGDQTSRVAEGESQLEEVGYCVFQEYLGPMPSPADVPSPGESPHQLFPSTESEVEEELGATKAEAVQKGTQQQDHKGIIPESSQKIGFEKKDAPVKSTLILERAPTSVKPDRLRIPMTSTKDRLNEFRLESGLPGDIKIQAIPEVEIEKDPSREASPSPQDSSFTFTPLETGGKVPPTPTPPKSPYETPTDTQIIKEKPGNDVLPEVKAEDHPESDRIDSRQTELDKEILKSEQKELEERREEPEMTNTNIPASSQSLENSTEKGNKNIESVNGTPTRLERIEKQETPKVVQDLSTGMPLDEKDAQIQLQDVTLDKSAPHMPQISSPVIIIPQAQVEEEADEEDDIEIAEEPQEVIEEAEVPESLVRGRLMVGDQMVEEHPMSGAEECSHSAQSSDNGEPVTDSLHLSLCSDHDLPQQLDEGDRNDGIGEDKVEEHTQINRDEGTKDDGEVVEKDPTGEERVEEVGSDEVREEKQNKTMEDEGEERMGEQEVEETSDVLHQTSQEANDETTMDVSILDTDSGWMDSQDDDKSIMTEQIEALPRVQRPTSTPVVDRPAKRAPGRGRGHPGITETKVSRKVPSHHPPKEEMKKKKAVRRADLNKVSALQCRSPSRKCVAKSAARHPRPALLHGSARRKATGMESHQPLSVAHQSRERTTERAYRSPKRSSLPRPAKSLTRHIPAAEQEDSTPSRPTSIQSRGDSRSGRAPGMAGTESARSRSVRSGASTPGSCAVTPGTPPSYACRTPGSRTPGSHTPKSFSILQEKKVAVIRTPPKSPSSAQRQLKVLNQPLPDLKNVKSKIGSTSNLKHQPKGGQVQILQEKLDFSHVKSKCGSKDNLKHSPKGGNVMIPSVKLDFSHVQAKCGSLDKIQHAAGGGNIQIQTKKIDLSHITAKCGSMSNIRHRPGGGHVRIENVKLDFKDKAHAKVGSLGNASHTPGGGNVMIESHKLSFRETAKARVDHGAEIIITHSPGVGTGGTSPHLSSSGSINVLESPQLSTLAQDVTAALAKQGL